One genomic region from Nymphaea colorata isolate Beijing-Zhang1983 chromosome 10, ASM883128v2, whole genome shotgun sequence encodes:
- the LOC116263350 gene encoding SUPPRESSOR OF GAMMA RESPONSE 1 isoform X1: protein MSRASWLVDCKRIATKIKSASSDPQKVAWRSNPTRTCPSCNYVIDNSDVTQDWPGLPRGVKFDPSDQELLWHLSTKVGVRNMAPHPFINEFIPTVQEEDGICYTHPEKLPGVTKDGSISHFFHRTMKAYSTGTRKRRKIQNELDPYLGDVRWHKTGKTKPVIVDGVQKGCKKIMVLYTSTAKGGKSEKTNWVMHQYHLGTEEEEKEGEFVVSKVFYQQQSKTLDKNEHDVIDESRQPTYRKEEPADLADVFPNLSCSKITNDDLLQGQVSDSKESFPQVIDPETTNAENGESSQPDLETLDHHNLKDDTMAYESIQSTSLKEEPVVSSNFIGISCGAVKKSSSDDLVQEHGSQGKQTFPQVVVSQTEKGEDCASSQPEWERLEDHNNNSIADPKWWEGESQFLLDSQQLVEGLYICDEILQSQSSSGSAAKKIVPCLAEYSRIGAENLKKDLEECQSLNRPDLANNDFDTPTDIRLSQLDIPLDSQESSLGWNGNRLDD from the exons ATGTCGAG GGCTTCCTGGTTAGTTGACTGCAAAAGGATCGCGACGAAGATCAAGAGTGCATCGAGTGACCCGCAGAAGGTTGCGTGGAGAAGCAATCCCACCAGGACTTGCCCCAGTTGCAATTATGTTATTGACAACAGTGAT GTTACTCAGGATTGGCCTGGTCTACCACGTGGGGTGAAATTTGATCCATCTGATCAAGAGCTTCTTTGGCATTTATCAACAAAAGTTGGGGTCAGAAATATGGCACCACATCCTTTCATCAATGAGTTTATTCCAACTGTTCAAGAAGAAGATGGCATTTGTTATACTCATCCCGAGAAATTGCCAg GTGTCACTAAAGATGGAAGCATATCACATTTTTTCCATAGAACAATGAAGGCCTATAGTACAGGAACCAGGAAACGGcgaaaaatacaaaatgaacTTGATCCATACCTCGGAGATGTACGCTGGCATAAAACTGGTAAAACAAAGCCTGTAATTGTAGACGGAGTACAGAAGGGCTGTAAAAAAATAATGGTTCTTTATACGAGTACAGCAAAAGGTGGAAAATCAGAGAAAACAAACTGGGTGATGCACCAATACCACCTTGgaacagaggaagaagaaaaggaaggggagtTTGTTGTCTCTAAAGTATTTTATCAGCAGCAATCTAAGACTTTGGACAAGAATGAGCATGACGTGATTGATGAATCAAGGCAACCTACATATAGGAAAGAGGAGCCAGCTGACCTTGCAGATGTCTTTCCTAACTTGTCTTGTAGTAAGATCACTAATGATGATCTTTTGCAAGGGCAGGTATCAGATAGTAAAGAATCCTTTCCACAG GTGATTGATCCTGAGACAACAAATGCTGAGAATGGGGAAAGTAGTCAACCTGACTTGGAGACACTTGATCATCATAATTTGAAAGATGATACTATGGCTTATGAATCAATTCAATCCACATCCTTGAAAGAAGAGCCAGTTGTTTCATCAAATTTCATTGGTATATCATGTGGTGCTGTAAAGAAAAGTTCCAGTGATGATCTTGTTCAAGAACATGGATCACAGGGTAAACAAACTTTTCCTCAG GTTGTGGTTTCCCAGACAGAGAAAGGTGAGGACTGTGCAAGTAGTCAACCTGAGTGGGAGAGACTTGAGGATCATAATAATAACTCAATAGCAGATCCTAAGTGGTGGGAGGGGGAGTCACAATTTCTGCTTGATTCACAGCAACTTGTGGAAGGGTTGTATATTTGCGATGAGATCCTACAAAGCCAGTCTTCCAGTGGCAGTGctgcaaaaaaaattgtacctTGTTTAGCAGAATACTCTCGGATAGGGGCTGAAAATCTTAAGAAGGATTTAGAGGAGTGCCAAAGCTTGAATCGTCCAGACCTTGCAAATAATGACTTTGATACCCCTACAGATATTCGTCTGAGCCAGCTT GATATACCACTGGATTCACAAGAAAGCTCATTGGGCTGGAATGGAAACAGACTTGATGATTAA
- the LOC116263350 gene encoding SUPPRESSOR OF GAMMA RESPONSE 1 isoform X2 yields the protein MASWLVDCKRIATKIKSASSDPQKVAWRSNPTRTCPSCNYVIDNSDVTQDWPGLPRGVKFDPSDQELLWHLSTKVGVRNMAPHPFINEFIPTVQEEDGICYTHPEKLPGVTKDGSISHFFHRTMKAYSTGTRKRRKIQNELDPYLGDVRWHKTGKTKPVIVDGVQKGCKKIMVLYTSTAKGGKSEKTNWVMHQYHLGTEEEEKEGEFVVSKVFYQQQSKTLDKNEHDVIDESRQPTYRKEEPADLADVFPNLSCSKITNDDLLQGQVSDSKESFPQVIDPETTNAENGESSQPDLETLDHHNLKDDTMAYESIQSTSLKEEPVVSSNFIGISCGAVKKSSSDDLVQEHGSQGKQTFPQVVVSQTEKGEDCASSQPEWERLEDHNNNSIADPKWWEGESQFLLDSQQLVEGLYICDEILQSQSSSGSAAKKIVPCLAEYSRIGAENLKKDLEECQSLNRPDLANNDFDTPTDIRLSQLDIPLDSQESSLGWNGNRLDD from the exons AT GGCTTCCTGGTTAGTTGACTGCAAAAGGATCGCGACGAAGATCAAGAGTGCATCGAGTGACCCGCAGAAGGTTGCGTGGAGAAGCAATCCCACCAGGACTTGCCCCAGTTGCAATTATGTTATTGACAACAGTGAT GTTACTCAGGATTGGCCTGGTCTACCACGTGGGGTGAAATTTGATCCATCTGATCAAGAGCTTCTTTGGCATTTATCAACAAAAGTTGGGGTCAGAAATATGGCACCACATCCTTTCATCAATGAGTTTATTCCAACTGTTCAAGAAGAAGATGGCATTTGTTATACTCATCCCGAGAAATTGCCAg GTGTCACTAAAGATGGAAGCATATCACATTTTTTCCATAGAACAATGAAGGCCTATAGTACAGGAACCAGGAAACGGcgaaaaatacaaaatgaacTTGATCCATACCTCGGAGATGTACGCTGGCATAAAACTGGTAAAACAAAGCCTGTAATTGTAGACGGAGTACAGAAGGGCTGTAAAAAAATAATGGTTCTTTATACGAGTACAGCAAAAGGTGGAAAATCAGAGAAAACAAACTGGGTGATGCACCAATACCACCTTGgaacagaggaagaagaaaaggaaggggagtTTGTTGTCTCTAAAGTATTTTATCAGCAGCAATCTAAGACTTTGGACAAGAATGAGCATGACGTGATTGATGAATCAAGGCAACCTACATATAGGAAAGAGGAGCCAGCTGACCTTGCAGATGTCTTTCCTAACTTGTCTTGTAGTAAGATCACTAATGATGATCTTTTGCAAGGGCAGGTATCAGATAGTAAAGAATCCTTTCCACAG GTGATTGATCCTGAGACAACAAATGCTGAGAATGGGGAAAGTAGTCAACCTGACTTGGAGACACTTGATCATCATAATTTGAAAGATGATACTATGGCTTATGAATCAATTCAATCCACATCCTTGAAAGAAGAGCCAGTTGTTTCATCAAATTTCATTGGTATATCATGTGGTGCTGTAAAGAAAAGTTCCAGTGATGATCTTGTTCAAGAACATGGATCACAGGGTAAACAAACTTTTCCTCAG GTTGTGGTTTCCCAGACAGAGAAAGGTGAGGACTGTGCAAGTAGTCAACCTGAGTGGGAGAGACTTGAGGATCATAATAATAACTCAATAGCAGATCCTAAGTGGTGGGAGGGGGAGTCACAATTTCTGCTTGATTCACAGCAACTTGTGGAAGGGTTGTATATTTGCGATGAGATCCTACAAAGCCAGTCTTCCAGTGGCAGTGctgcaaaaaaaattgtacctTGTTTAGCAGAATACTCTCGGATAGGGGCTGAAAATCTTAAGAAGGATTTAGAGGAGTGCCAAAGCTTGAATCGTCCAGACCTTGCAAATAATGACTTTGATACCCCTACAGATATTCGTCTGAGCCAGCTT GATATACCACTGGATTCACAAGAAAGCTCATTGGGCTGGAATGGAAACAGACTTGATGATTAA
- the LOC116262877 gene encoding leucoanthocyanidin reductase-like, which produces MADMVPKPPSQPISAAPTASAPDNGVPSNPISGNILIIGAAGYIGKFVAEASLAAGRTTYKLCRTGSSSPSKAAAVQRLQESGAIVLHGSLDHVELIINLLKQYRIEIVISAVGGDAILDQLPLIDAINAAGSIKRFLPSEFGHDIDKANPIEPALTLYNQKRKIRRAIEAAGIPYTYICCNSIAGWPYFDQIHPSEIPPPTDCFEIYGDGNVKAYFVAGEDIGKFTIKAADDVRTLNKVLHFRPQNNFVTLNEFACMWEKKIGKVVPRKFISEDCLVRLAKENRIPSSIVAALTHDIFINGCQFAFEIDGPQDTEVGRLYPDSPLIPLSHCLDAYLSNGVGRAASI; this is translated from the exons ATGGCGGACATGGTACCGAAGCCTCCAAGCCAACCCATCTCTGCCGCCCCGACCGCCAGTGCCCCCGACAATGGCGTTCCGTCGAACCCCATCTCCGGTAACATTCTCATCATTGGTGCTGCCGGCTACATCGGCAAATTTGTGGCGGAGGCCAGCCTCGCCGCCGGTCGCACCACGTACAAACTTTGCCGCACCGGTTCGAGCAGCCCGTCCAAGGCTGCGGCCGTCCAGCGACTGCAAGAGTCAGGCGCCATCGTCCTCCAT GGTTCACTAGATCATGTCGAGTTGATTATCAACCTTCTGAAGCAATACAGAATCGAAATTGTGATCTCCGCAGTTGGTGGCGACGCCATTCTAGATCAGTTACCGTTGATTGATGCTATCAATGCAGCTGGAAGTATCAAG AGGTTCTTGCCTTCCGAATTTGGGCACGACATTGACAAAGCGAACCCAATTGAACCAGCACTGACATTGTACAATCAGAAGAGAAAAATCCGGCGAGCGATTGAAGCCGCCGGCATTCCTTATACTTACATATGCTGCAACTCCATTGCTGGATGGCCATACTTCGATCAAATCCATCCTTCTGAGATCCCACCCCCGACTGACTGCTTTGAGATTTATGGCGATGGTAACGTGAAAG CTTATTTCGTAGCCGGAGAAGACATCGGAAAATTCACAATTAAAGCTGCAGACGATGTGCGCACTCTGAATAAGGTGCTACACTTCCGGCCACAAAACAACTTTGTGACACTGAATGAGTTCGCATGCATGTGGGAGAAGAAGATCGGGAAGGTGGTGCCCAGGAAGTTCATCTCTGAAGATTGCCTCGTCCGCCTGGCCAAAG AGAACCGAATTCCGAGCAGCATCGTGGCTGCCCTGACGCATGACATCTTTATCAACGGGTGTCAGTTTGCCTTTGAGATCGATGGACCCCAAGACACAGAGGTTGGCCGCCTCTACCCGGACTCACCTCTCATCCCTCTCAGCCACTGCTTGGATGCTTATCTTAGCAACGGAGTGGGGAGAGCAGCAAGCATTTGA
- the LOC116262876 gene encoding leucoanthocyanidin reductase-like yields MADVVAKPPGRLITAADATTTTALANGVPSNPIAGNILIIGATGYIGKFVAEASLAAGRTTYILCRNGSTSPSKAAAIQRLQESGAIVLHGSQDDVQLMTNLLKQYKIEIVISAVGGEAILDQLPLIDAIKAAGSIKRFLPSEFGHDIDKANPIEPALTLYNQKRKIRQAIEAAGIPYTYICCNSIAGWPYFDQIHPSEIAPPTDCFEIYGDGNVKAYFVAGEDIGKFTIKAADDVRTLNKVLHFRPQCNFVTLNEFASMWEKKIGKEVPRKFISEDCLLRLAKENRIPSSNVAALTHDIFINGCQFGFEIEGPQDTEVGPLYPDSPLIPLSHCLDAYLCNGVERAANVRVPCNQQIYNYLA; encoded by the exons ATGGCGGACGTGGTGGCCAAGCCTCCAGGCCGACTCATCACTGCCGCCGACGCCACCACCACTACTGCCCTCGCCAATGGCGTTCCGTCGAACCCCATCGCCGGTAACATTCTCATCATTGGTGCTACCGGCTACATCGGCAAGTTTGTGGCAGAGGCCAGCCTCGCGGCCGGTCGCACCACGTACATACTTTGCCGAAACGGTTCGACGAGCCCGTCCAAGGCTGCGGCGATCCAACGACTGCAAGAGTCAGGCGCCATCGTCCTTCAT GGCTCACAGGATGATGTCCAGTTGATGACCAACCTTCTGAAGCAATATAAAATCGAGATTGTGATCTCCGCAGTTGGTGGCGAGGCCATTTTAGATCAGTTACCTTTGATTGATGCCATCAAGGCAGCTGGAAGTATCAAG AGATTCTTGCCTTCCGAATTTGGGCACGACATTGACAAAGCGAACCCAATTGAACCAGCACTGACATTGTACAATCAGAAGAGAAAAATCCGGCAAGCGATCGAAGCTGCCGGAATTCCTTATACTTACATATGTTGCAACTCCATTGCTGGATGGCCATACTTCGATCAAATCCATCCTTCTGAGATCGCACCCCCAACTGACTGCTTTGAGATTTATGGCGATGGTAATGTGAAAG CTTATTTCGTAGCCGGAGAAGACATCGGAAAATTCACAATTAAAGCTGCGGACGATGTGCGCACTCTGAACAAGGTGCTACACTTCCGGCCACAATGCAACTTTGTGACACTGAATGAGTTTGCATCCATGTGGGAGAAGAAGATCGGGAAGGAGGTGCCAAGGAAGTTCATCTCTGAAGATTGCCTCCTCCGCCTGGCTAAAG AGAACCGAATTCCGAGCAGCAACGTGGCTGCTCTGACGCATGACATCTTTATCAACGGCTGTCAGTTTGGCTTTGAGATCGAAGGACCCCAAGACACAGAGGTTGGCCCCCTCTACCCTGACTCACCTCTCATCCCCCTCAGCCATTGCTTGGATGCTTATCTTTGCAACGGAGTGGAGAGAGCAGCCAACGTTCGAGTCCCCTGTAATCAGCAAATTTACAATTATTTGGCTTGA